Genomic window (Thermostichus vulcanus str. 'Rupite'):
GATTCTCACCAACCTCAAAGGCATTCCTCGCTCCTTGATTAACCGTCAGAACGCGACCCAACATGTCACTCTCCACGGGTACTCTCGGTTGCTTGATTTTGAGCGGTTGCTCCATCTTCTTTCCATTCTGATCCACCATCCTGGCAGCACTCTGGAGGAGATAACTCACCGCATCGCCGCGGAAAAGGGATCCATTTATGCCAATCCCGATTTACTCACTCAGGATCTCGCCTGGCTCAAGCAGGGGGGTCTGTTGAGTGCAGGGGAGCAGGATCAACCCTTAGTCTATCCAGAACCTTCAAGTGCCAAGGCTTTTGCCACTCACCCATATTCGGATTGGGAGAGCTTCAGTCGCTTGTTCTACACCATCCGACTGATTTTGACCCAACCCTTTCTCTTTGACCCCGAACTGGGCAGTCTGGAGAGTTTATGCGAGGCACTTCAGCAGCAGGGCTGGGTGCAAGGTCAAAACAGGGATGCCATCCGTAAGGATATCGAAAAGATCTTGAAACCCTATCAGATCTTGCCTCCGTTCCCGATGAAACGGGGGTACTTTACCCACTCCGGCATCTTCAGTCGCCACGAACTCAAACAGATCTATCGGCTCTTACAAGTGAGCAGTCCTACCCTGGAGAACCCCTGGGAACAGGCGGTCTACGAGATGGTGGAGCAGCGTATGCGCCTCAGTCGCATCGATACGTCTGAGCTTTATCCTGTTCGCCAACTGGGTAATCAGTCCATCGTGGATCCTTCCCTGACTCCCTCTGGCACCCTGGCGGATCGTCGGGGCTTACAGGTGGTCGAGGAAGCGATGGAGCACGGAGAGCTGCTGGAAGTCAAGCGTCTTCCAGGAGCCACCTTTCCTGGAGAAGTGCCTGGGATCTTTCGCCTCTGGCCCCTGCAACTGGTGTTTCATCAGATCGCCTGGTACTTGGGCTGCGAATACCACGGTGGGGAGAAGCAGGGCTTGATGCGATTTGAGCGGATGGATCGGCTCTTTCTCCATCAGCGCCAGGGTGCAAAGCGCTCTCGCAAAGAACAGTTAGCGGCCCTGGAGCGTCTGCACAAACTCTATGATGTCAGTGCCGGGATCTTTCTGGGCAATGATCCGCATCTGCAAAGACAGATCCTCAGCCGTTATCCTGAAGAACGCCAAAAAGCACAGTTCACCCTAGAACTCTGGTTTAGCGATCGGATCTTTCCCTTTGTTAGTGAAGGTACCCGTCGCTTTAAGTACCAGCACATGTCCCCCCGTATTTCGGGATCCTCACGGCCCCAGTCTCTTTTCAACTTGCCTCCCACCGGAGATCGCCGGTTTCCTCACCGGCTTAAGGTGGTTTTGCCCCTCTGGTCGTTGGAGGATGTGGATCTGAAGCGCTGGATCCTGGGTTTTGGGGGAGAGGTGTTGGTGATCAGTCCAGAGCCTCTACGAAACATGATTCAAACCACAGGGTTGGCAATCTCAGCGCTCTACCGGGATCCCTTAGCCGATCTTGAACCGAAAAGCTCATGAAAGAAAGTATTCTTCGACTTCTCCTATAAACGACTGGAATCTCTGTCTGGCAATAGTTCTCAAGATTTTGACTGAAATTCCTCAATACTTTTTGTTGTCAGGATTTAGCAGGGGATCCCGCTTAGAGTGGCTCCAGACAACGGGAGCGGGGCTATGGCGACTCAACTGGAGCTGCAAGACCTTCAATCGATTAAAACTGCCAGCGAGGTGGCCCATCTGTTTGGATCCCTGGGGTACGCCCTGATTGCCCAACCGCTGGATGTGGCGGTGTTAGAGCTGCCTGCTCAGCTATCAGAGAGACTGCGGGCTGCCTATGTCCTGGTTGAGTACCATCAGGGGTACTCCCGTCAGGTGGTGCTGTTGTTTGAGGTAAACCCCGGATCGATGGGGTTGGGAGTGCTGATGCACAGGTTGGCGAGGCGGCTGGCTCAGCGTCCAGAATCCTATATTTTACTGGCCACAGTCGATGACTATCGCAGCCTGCATGTGACCAGCAGTGTTGGGGCCAAAAGCGTCTATAGCTTCCAGATCAATTGCCAGGATCCCTCCTATCAGGAGCTCAACTGGATCCGTAATCTGGGCTTGC
Coding sequences:
- a CDS encoding WYL domain-containing protein; translation: MASNLARFSHILVGLPGSGKSTLAACLAESLTGCQIISTDAIRQDLYGDPTIQGHWPDIEAQVLNQANQAVQQGLSIIYDATNAHRAWRLDLLQKLPTLDWIGWHLTTPIDVCKQRNEQRSRQVPDSVIDAMALSLKHFPPVPAEGFLDVLTLDLSGSLPSQPQILTNLKGIPRSLINRQNATQHVTLHGYSRLLDFERLLHLLSILIHHPGSTLEEITHRIAAEKGSIYANPDLLTQDLAWLKQGGLLSAGEQDQPLVYPEPSSAKAFATHPYSDWESFSRLFYTIRLILTQPFLFDPELGSLESLCEALQQQGWVQGQNRDAIRKDIEKILKPYQILPPFPMKRGYFTHSGIFSRHELKQIYRLLQVSSPTLENPWEQAVYEMVEQRMRLSRIDTSELYPVRQLGNQSIVDPSLTPSGTLADRRGLQVVEEAMEHGELLEVKRLPGATFPGEVPGIFRLWPLQLVFHQIAWYLGCEYHGGEKQGLMRFERMDRLFLHQRQGAKRSRKEQLAALERLHKLYDVSAGIFLGNDPHLQRQILSRYPEERQKAQFTLELWFSDRIFPFVSEGTRRFKYQHMSPRISGSSRPQSLFNLPPTGDRRFPHRLKVVLPLWSLEDVDLKRWILGFGGEVLVISPEPLRNMIQTTGLAISALYRDPLADLEPKSS